Proteins encoded by one window of Winogradskyella sp. PG-2:
- a CDS encoding GNAT family N-acetyltransferase encodes MNNYIFKSERLGFRNWNENDKLKMGEINSDPKVMEHFPAIPTQKQTDEFIERMQTQFSKNGFCYFAVDKLDNKEFIGFIGIAEQNFESDFTPCVDIGWRLAKTEWGKGFATEGAKKCLEFAFNEIGLENIKSICPETNDKSKKVMKKIGMKKTKSFNHPLLSEYKELEKCVLYEIEK; translated from the coding sequence ATGAATAACTATATTTTCAAATCCGAAAGATTGGGGTTTAGAAATTGGAATGAAAATGACAAACTTAAAATGGGGGAAATAAATTCTGACCCTAAAGTTATGGAGCATTTTCCTGCTATTCCAACACAGAAACAGACTGATGAATTCATTGAGAGAATGCAAACTCAGTTTTCTAAAAATGGATTCTGTTATTTTGCTGTTGACAAACTTGACAATAAAGAGTTTATTGGTTTCATAGGAATTGCCGAACAGAACTTTGAATCTGACTTTACACCTTGTGTGGATATTGGGTGGAGATTAGCTAAAACAGAATGGGGAAAAGGTTTTGCAACAGAGGGTGCGAAGAAATGCCTTGAATTTGCATTTAACGAAATTGGATTAGAGAATATTAAATCGATTTGTCCAGAAACAAATGATAAATCTAAAAAAGTGATGAAAAAAATCGGAATGAAAAAGACTAAAAGTTTTAATCATCCCTTACTTTCAGAATATAAGGAATTGGAAAAATGTGTACTCTATGAAATTGAAAAATAA
- a CDS encoding DUF6090 family protein, with protein MENKTGKYFKYALGEIVLVVIGILIALQINNWNEKRRQENKIKSVYSIIKSDLTNDIEKFDKIINSMTSLDTVFKKIIQKKMTLEDYQNCPDCVYLLDGYQDIEVEERGFKLLTDNGDLFDAKKDSLFIDINSFYSYYNTEIGVSKKEMSTDFQDNWFYWKNNKPWFSDFYNRVKNDDLISYMLNSWDYRNRVSAAYILHYKIYLNQLVNYKKDALKIIEDINIRTE; from the coding sequence ATGGAAAACAAAACTGGAAAATATTTTAAATACGCCCTAGGAGAAATTGTACTTGTCGTAATTGGAATTTTGATTGCTTTACAAATCAATAATTGGAATGAAAAACGAAGACAAGAGAATAAAATAAAAAGCGTCTATTCAATTATTAAAAGTGATTTAACAAATGATATAGAAAAGTTTGATAAAATAATTAATAGCATGACTTCGTTGGATACGGTTTTTAAAAAAATTATTCAAAAAAAGATGACCTTGGAAGATTATCAGAATTGTCCGGATTGCGTGTACTTACTCGATGGCTATCAAGATATTGAGGTGGAAGAGCGTGGTTTCAAATTATTGACGGATAATGGTGATCTCTTTGATGCCAAAAAAGACAGCCTTTTTATTGATATCAATAGTTTTTATTCTTATTACAATACTGAAATTGGTGTTTCAAAAAAAGAAATGTCAACGGATTTTCAAGATAATTGGTTTTATTGGAAAAATAATAAACCATGGTTCTCTGATTTTTATAATCGAGTAAAAAACGATGACCTCATATCCTATATGCTGAATTCTTGGGATTATAGAAATAGAGTATCCGCAGCTTATATACTTCATTATAAAATTTATTTAAACCAATTAGTAAACTACAAAAAGGATGCCCTTAAAATAATTGAAGATATTAACATTAGAACAGAATAA
- a CDS encoding YybH family protein: MKKTKYIFFGILCTLFVTSELYSQTDKEQISAIRNESNTALKSYQNEKVLSFLTDDVLITTGNGTLLCGKEELEKYISDGGKSKMYWIRQTKEIKVNEKRGLAWENGIWNGYDPEKSDDSIINGNYSAMWTKESGVWKIKSQLFVTLSEN; this comes from the coding sequence ATGAAAAAAACTAAATACATTTTTTTTGGAATTCTATGTACTCTATTTGTTACATCGGAATTATACTCTCAAACTGATAAAGAACAAATATCTGCCATTAGAAATGAATCAAATACGGCACTCAAGTCTTATCAGAATGAAAAAGTACTTTCATTTTTAACGGATGATGTTTTAATTACTACTGGAAATGGAACTTTATTATGTGGAAAAGAAGAATTAGAAAAATACATATCTGATGGTGGAAAAAGTAAGATGTATTGGATTCGCCAGACCAAAGAAATTAAAGTTAATGAAAAAAGAGGTTTAGCTTGGGAAAATGGAATTTGGAATGGATACGACCCAGAAAAAAGTGATGATTCTATTATCAATGGGAATTATTCAGCGATGTGGACTAAAGAATCTGGTGTCTGGAAAATTAAATCTCAACTTTTTGTAACTCTATCAGAAAATTAA
- a CDS encoding DUF6090 family protein: protein MIKFFRKIRQNLLMENKTGKYFKYAFGEIVLVVIGILIALQINNWNERRKIKFKSQSYIDKIINDLTVDTLNINKLIIKTTDYKQNIDNYFDYFDSNDISQSSIDELIDSSDVLAMYLKYHPVNQAFKNMEFSENGSLLNEVQRDFLIELLSKQDEFEIINREFLDRAIDERKASEQLLGIPSNFYSKLKIETNIERKTQGLLHRHLHLKALKNLYDYIESRGQGINALSREAIVLLNK, encoded by the coding sequence ATGATAAAATTCTTTAGAAAAATTCGCCAAAACTTGCTTATGGAAAACAAAACTGGAAAATATTTTAAATATGCTTTTGGTGAAATAGTTCTTGTGGTTATCGGAATTTTGATTGCCCTACAAATTAATAATTGGAATGAGCGAAGAAAAATAAAGTTTAAATCTCAAAGTTATATTGATAAAATAATAAATGATCTTACCGTCGATACTTTAAACATTAACAAACTCATTATTAAAACCACCGATTATAAACAGAATATTGATAATTACTTTGACTATTTTGATTCAAATGACATTTCTCAATCTTCAATTGATGAACTAATCGATAGTTCAGATGTTCTAGCTATGTATCTGAAATATCACCCTGTAAATCAAGCATTCAAGAATATGGAATTTTCAGAAAACGGAAGTTTACTTAATGAGGTACAACGTGATTTTCTTATAGAATTACTCTCGAAACAAGATGAATTTGAAATTATAAATCGTGAGTTTTTAGATAGAGCAATAGATGAACGAAAAGCTAGTGAACAGTTACTTGGAATTCCATCAAATTTTTATAGTAAATTAAAAATAGAAACAAATATTGAACGGAAAACTCAAGGTTTACTTCATAGGCATCTACATTTAAAAGCATTAAAAAATTTGTATGATTATATAGAATCACGTGGCCAAGGTATCAATGCCTTATCGCGTGAGGCTATTGTTTTATTAAATAAGTAA
- a CDS encoding RidA family protein, whose translation MSKIESKLIELGIKLPEVPKPVANYIPAKRTNNLIYIAGQIPIQNGIVQKGKLGKDITLNESKNATKLCAIGCLAAIKTICPLDKVTSIVAVHGLVNSTSENTEQADAMNGASDFIVEVFGEIGKHTRTAVGVSVPHNIAASVYMIVEIED comes from the coding sequence ATGAGTAAAATTGAATCAAAATTAATTGAATTGGGTATTAAATTACCAGAAGTACCAAAACCTGTTGCAAATTACATTCCAGCAAAGCGAACCAATAACCTTATTTATATCGCAGGACAAATTCCCATTCAAAATGGAATTGTTCAGAAAGGTAAACTTGGAAAAGATATTACATTAAATGAAAGCAAGAATGCCACAAAATTATGTGCCATTGGATGTTTAGCCGCAATAAAAACAATTTGTCCACTTGATAAAGTAACTAGTATTGTTGCGGTACACGGATTAGTGAATTCGACCTCTGAAAATACTGAACAAGCTGATGCTATGAATGGTGCTTCCGATTTTATCGTTGAAGTATTTGGCGAAATTGGCAAGCATACTCGAACAGCAGTTGGAGTAAGTGTTCCTCATAATATTGCAGCTTCGGTTTATATGATAGTCGAAATTGAGGATTAA
- the mddA gene encoding methanethiol S-methyltransferase, whose protein sequence is MKKYIILFYGIVAYLVFLIAFLYAIGFVSNIIVPKSIDSGSETTLLYSIFINVILLSVFALQHSIMARPKFKEWFNSIFSQAMERSTYILLSSLALILIYWQWQPITTIIWETENTVLSGIITGIFFLGWLIVLLSTFMINHFELFGLAQIFDNLTNKQTANPKFQTNYLYKIVRHPIMLGFIIAFWATPTMTVGHLLFSLVTTMYIFIAVKYLEEKDLRKFIGEKYETYQKEVPMIVPFTKIKIKG, encoded by the coding sequence ATGAAAAAATATATCATCCTATTTTATGGAATTGTTGCCTATTTGGTATTTCTAATTGCATTTTTATACGCCATTGGTTTTGTAAGTAATATTATCGTTCCAAAATCAATAGATTCTGGTTCGGAGACCACATTGCTTTATTCTATATTTATCAATGTAATCTTATTAAGTGTTTTTGCTCTACAACATAGTATAATGGCGAGACCAAAATTTAAAGAATGGTTTAATTCCATTTTTAGTCAAGCTATGGAACGTAGCACATATATTTTACTTTCTAGTTTAGCTCTAATTTTAATCTATTGGCAATGGCAACCAATAACAACTATAATTTGGGAAACTGAAAACACAGTTCTTTCAGGTATTATAACTGGAATATTTTTTCTAGGTTGGCTTATTGTTTTACTTTCTACGTTTATGATTAATCATTTTGAGCTTTTTGGATTAGCCCAAATTTTCGATAATCTAACAAACAAACAAACTGCCAACCCGAAATTTCAAACCAACTATTTATATAAAATTGTTAGACATCCTATAATGCTAGGTTTTATAATTGCCTTTTGGGCAACACCAACTATGACAGTTGGGCATTTACTATTTTCTTTAGTAACTACTATGTACATTTTTATAGCTGTAAAATATTTAGAGGAAAAAGACCTGCGTAAATTTATTGGAGAAAAATATGAAACGTACCAGAAAGAAGTACCTATGATTGTACCTTTTACAAAAATTAAAATCAAAGGTTGA
- a CDS encoding OsmC family protein — protein sequence MPNQDFSSKSTKSIKDYSIVHQRHLVLYEKYQNDSTSAWITDSAEVVGMNLHDPFRTSVSINGKMKIPFKIGVHKAVGGDHDFPNPGDLLCASLASCFESTIRLIANKLKIELIETKIYTTAQVDVRGTLMIDTSVPVEFQSMHIDALIIAKNTNEKLLHTLINGAKHSCIVYQTIKKGIPITLNTEDKIKN from the coding sequence ATGCCTAATCAAGATTTTTCATCCAAGAGTACAAAATCCATTAAAGACTATTCCATTGTTCATCAAAGACATTTAGTTCTTTATGAAAAATATCAAAATGATTCCACATCTGCTTGGATTACTGATTCAGCGGAGGTTGTTGGAATGAATTTACACGACCCATTTAGAACATCGGTTTCCATAAATGGTAAAATGAAGATTCCATTTAAAATTGGAGTTCATAAAGCAGTTGGAGGCGACCACGATTTTCCAAATCCTGGAGATTTACTCTGTGCTTCATTAGCTTCTTGTTTCGAAAGTACGATTAGACTCATTGCTAATAAATTGAAAATAGAACTTATTGAAACAAAAATATACACAACGGCTCAAGTTGATGTAAGAGGAACATTAATGATTGATACATCTGTTCCCGTTGAATTTCAATCTATGCATATTGATGCATTAATTATTGCCAAAAACACAAATGAAAAGCTATTACACACATTAATAAACGGAGCAAAACATAGTTGCATTGTTTATCAAACTATAAAAAAAGGAATCCCAATTACTTTAAATACCGAAGATAAAATCAAAAACTAA
- a CDS encoding helix-turn-helix domain-containing protein, with protein MINAYEYFKNHPKFNKLVGNDFLFVEYKCPLNIEEYQLWIENHLITYVISGKKDWITSKNTHKLTAGDTLFVRKGVYTTKQYLESEYCVMLFFINDDFIKKFISENPTFKKDFNHKKEHNQIFDITTNDVFKTLIKSIFQYLNQEVEMPKELVEIKFKELLFNIVLNSNNNELLVFFNSITQNTKSTIENIMMENFQYDLKIADFAKLCGKSLSSFKREFKSKFNKTPSRWLINKRLDYSKTLLLGTNLTVSEVGCECGFKNNSHFIQAFKKKAKVTPRRFRILKKET; from the coding sequence GTGATTAATGCATACGAATACTTTAAAAATCATCCAAAATTCAACAAACTTGTTGGCAATGATTTCTTATTCGTAGAATATAAATGCCCTCTCAATATTGAAGAGTATCAGTTATGGATTGAGAATCATTTAATCACTTATGTCATTAGCGGAAAAAAGGATTGGATTACTTCAAAAAACACCCATAAACTTACTGCGGGAGATACTCTTTTTGTTAGAAAAGGTGTTTATACTACAAAACAATATTTAGAAAGCGAGTATTGCGTAATGCTATTTTTTATTAATGATGATTTTATAAAAAAGTTTATTTCAGAGAATCCAACTTTTAAAAAAGACTTCAATCATAAGAAAGAGCATAATCAAATTTTCGACATTACTACTAATGACGTGTTTAAAACTTTAATAAAAAGTATATTCCAATATTTAAACCAAGAAGTGGAAATGCCTAAAGAATTAGTGGAAATTAAATTTAAAGAATTACTCTTCAATATCGTACTTAATTCAAATAATAACGAACTGCTAGTTTTCTTTAATTCAATAACACAAAACACTAAATCAACTATTGAAAATATAATGATGGAAAATTTTCAATACGATTTAAAAATAGCTGATTTTGCAAAACTTTGTGGAAAAAGCCTATCTTCTTTTAAGCGTGAATTTAAAAGTAAATTTAACAAAACACCAAGTAGGTGGTTAATCAACAAAAGATTAGACTACTCTAAAACACTATTATTAGGGACAAATTTAACCGTAAGTGAGGTAGGTTGTGAATGTGGATTTAAAAATAATTCCCATTTCATTCAAGCTTTTAAAAAGAAAGCAAAAGTAACGCCACGTAGATTTAGAATACTTAAAAAAGAAACGTAA
- a CDS encoding formyltransferase family protein, producing MILNSKKNSVVIFGNYASIKSIILTNEAIRIASKINKIKVLLICDTSSNKSKLTRKIFWNIQTFCSLRGVKIIIPENNNINHPKFIKFLKNKIQPDYAFSFGCDQIFSIELLNVFKSGLNNHNGILPSYRGWLVTPWTLYNREKETGYSYHYMTEKIDHGPILLSESIQIDNKNLRKIKFEKAKLASLNLNKVIIDFINKVQGSPQQGKQNYFSRKDLIDITTIKNPSNHTLDELQHRMDSFGSLKIMISKNYVRATKFKVETKIFKKQKKIGL from the coding sequence ATGATATTAAATTCAAAAAAAAATTCCGTAGTAATTTTTGGCAATTATGCTAGTATAAAAAGTATCATCTTAACTAATGAAGCAATTCGCATAGCATCAAAAATAAATAAAATAAAAGTTTTACTAATTTGCGATACAAGCTCTAATAAGTCCAAATTAACCCGAAAAATATTTTGGAATATTCAAACGTTTTGTAGTCTAAGGGGAGTAAAAATAATTATTCCGGAAAACAACAATATTAATCATCCGAAATTTATTAAATTTTTAAAAAACAAAATTCAACCAGATTATGCATTTTCTTTTGGCTGTGATCAAATATTTAGTATCGAATTACTCAATGTTTTTAAATCTGGTTTAAATAATCATAATGGTATATTACCTTCTTATAGAGGTTGGCTAGTAACACCTTGGACACTCTATAATAGAGAAAAAGAAACAGGCTATTCTTATCATTATATGACAGAAAAAATAGATCATGGACCTATTTTATTGTCAGAATCAATTCAAATTGACAACAAAAACTTAAGGAAAATTAAATTTGAAAAGGCGAAACTAGCCTCATTAAATTTAAATAAAGTTATAATTGATTTTATTAATAAGGTTCAAGGAAGTCCTCAACAAGGCAAACAAAATTATTTTAGTAGAAAGGATTTAATTGATATAACTACAATTAAGAACCCATCAAATCATACATTAGATGAATTGCAGCATAGAATGGATTCATTTGGTTCATTAAAAATAATGATTAGCAAAAATTATGTTAGAGCAACTAAATTTAAAGTTGAAACTAAAATTTTTAAAAAACAAAAAAAAATTGGTTTATAA
- a CDS encoding Fic family protein: protein MKPPYEITSSILKLITSISEKIGEVNANLLNKPSPKLRKQNRIKTIHSSLKIEGNTLTEEQITALLENKRVIGPEKDVLEVLNAIKIYENLEEYNPSNEKSFLKAHQNLMEDLIENSGKYRNQSVGIVKGSKVEHLAPPFENVPYLMKDLFEYLKNSDEIELIKSCVFHYEMEFIHPFLDGNGRMGRLWQTLILMEKYPIFEFLPFETLISNDQEKYYKALAESDKSGKSTKFIQYMLNVIDISISQLLEFNNRTLSEKDRLEYYISLNKTEFTRKDYMDIFKDISSATASRDLKKGAEIGLFEKIGEKNKTMYRLK, encoded by the coding sequence ATGAAACCACCTTACGAAATAACATCTTCGATTTTAAAATTAATAACTTCTATTTCTGAAAAAATAGGAGAAGTAAATGCTAATTTATTAAACAAACCTTCACCGAAACTCAGAAAACAAAATAGGATTAAAACTATTCATTCTTCATTAAAAATAGAAGGAAACACACTCACGGAAGAACAAATAACAGCACTTCTTGAAAACAAAAGAGTTATTGGTCCTGAAAAAGATGTTCTTGAAGTTTTAAATGCTATTAAAATCTATGAAAATTTAGAAGAATACAATCCTTCTAATGAAAAATCATTTTTAAAGGCACATCAAAACTTAATGGAAGATCTAATTGAAAATTCTGGCAAATATAGAAATCAAAGTGTAGGAATCGTTAAAGGCTCTAAAGTTGAGCATTTAGCACCACCTTTTGAAAATGTGCCATACTTAATGAAAGACCTTTTTGAATATTTAAAAAATTCAGATGAAATTGAGTTAATTAAAAGTTGTGTTTTTCATTACGAAATGGAATTCATACATCCTTTTTTAGATGGAAATGGCAGAATGGGACGATTATGGCAAACTTTAATTTTAATGGAAAAATATCCAATATTTGAGTTTCTACCATTTGAAACTTTAATTAGCAACGACCAAGAAAAATATTATAAAGCCTTGGCTGAAAGTGATAAATCTGGAAAATCAACTAAATTTATCCAATATATGCTAAACGTAATTGACATTTCAATAAGCCAATTATTAGAATTCAATAATAGAACTTTAAGTGAAAAAGACCGGTTAGAATATTATATTTCCTTGAATAAAACTGAATTTACAAGAAAAGATTATATGGATATTTTTAAGGATATTTCTTCTGCAACAGCTAGTAGAGATTTGAAAAAAGGAGCTGAAATCGGTTTATTTGAAAAAATCGGAGAAAAAAATAAAACGATGTATCGACTAAAATAA